The DNA sequence GCATCAACTCGAGTCTGATTGGTTTTCCACGATACTCTGAGACCCTGTTCGGTAAATCGATTGGCGATTTTCTGAACGGCCGTTTCGGAGCATTAGATGCAGTCCATCCTTTCCTGGCATCATTGCTATATGCTGGTGACCGCTTTGAATCACGCGGGTTTATCCAGAAGACGATAGAGGACAGCGAGGTAGTCATCTTTGATCGCTACATTCCATCCAATATTGCCCACCAGGGGGCCAAACTTTCCGGGGATGAACGCATCGAATTTATTTACTGGATTGAGCAGATTGAATACGTGATTTACCAGATGCCTCGTCTGGATCAGGCAATCCTGCTGGATCTGCCTGCCGATTATGCACAGAAAATGGTGGCAGAAAAGCAGGCGCGGTCCTATACCGATCAGGTCACTGATCTGCATGAGTCGGATCAATCCTACCTGGCCCAGGTCCGAGATGTTTATCTTCAACTCGCAGAAGTGAACGAGCACTGGGACAAAATCGAATGTCTGCAGGAAGGCCAGCAGCGTTCCATTGACGACATTGGCACTGAAATCTGGTCGCATCTGACACGTCTGCTGGCACGGTAATGCCTGCTTCAGCGGTTTGTTCAGCGCCTGCATGAACAGCAGCGTTGATTGATTCAATCTTAATCAAAGCTGAACTTAAAATACTCTTGACCCTTTCCTGACTCAGCCTGTCTAATATCAGTATTCTTTGATCTTTGGAAGGGAGATGGGAATTGTGAAGCGCGACCTGAGCCAACTCACCTTGCGGGAGATGTTTTCCGATACGGAACGTCTGACTGCAGAACTCGCAGATCATCTGGAGCAGGGATTTCTCCCGAAAAATCAGCAATTAATCCGTATGGTTCGTGTGCTACCGGAAGGCGTGGAAAAACGTCGGGTAGAAGATATCAGTGTGCGTAACCAGGCTGCTGATTTGCTGAAGAGCGACCAATTTACCCAGGAGCTGTTCACAAAACTGGATGAATACCTGGAAGCCATCGAAAATTCGATTGAAGGGATTATCGACGGGAACTGAAACACTTCAGTTGACGGGCGCGGTGAGAGGCGAGAACTCCTCAACCAGTTTGCGGGCACTCAATAAACCATCGACGGCGGCTGAGACGATGCCCCCTGCATAGCCGGCCCCCTCTCCTACGGGATAGAGTCCTTTGAATCCTGGTGCCTGACAGGTGTCGCGATCGCGGTCAATGCGAATGGGCGAACTGCCGCGCATCTCGGGGCCAACCAGCACTGCATTCTTCAGAAACAGACCGCGCCATTTTTTATCCATTACAGGCAGTCCGTTCTCAATCTGGTTAAGCACCAGCGGAGGCAGCACCTGATGCAGGTCGGTGGGGACAACGCCGCGACGATAGGTACCCGCGTATTCAAAGCTGGCATCAGTCTGTTTGTGATTGAGAAAATCTTCAGCGCGCTGAATCGGACAGTAGTAGTTTTGCTGTCCAATCTGATAAGCGGCCGCTTCATACTTTCGCTGCAGTTCGACGCCAGCCAGGGGATGTTCGCTACCGAACTCCTCCGGATAAATCGTGGTCATGATCCCGCTGTTGGCAAACCCGGTGTCATGCCGTGAGTTGCTCATGCCGTTGGTACAGAACATACCCGGTTCCGAAACACTGGGCATCACAATTCCCCCGGCGCACATACAGAAGGTATACAGATCACGTTTGCCTTTCGTGATCATGGTATAGTCGGCCGCGCCCAGGAGAGACAGATATTCGTCTCGACCGTACTTGTGCTCATTGACCTGTTCCTGTGGCTGTTCGATGCGCAGGCCCAGTTGAAACGCTTTACGGAACAGGGGAACGCCCAGGTCATAGAGCATCTGGTATGTGTCGCGGGCACTGTGACCGATGCCGAGAATCACCTGTCCGGTTTTGATGTACCCGGAAGAAGTCATGATGCCCTGCACCTGACCATCCTTGACGTCAATGTCTTCCAGACGACATTCAAAACGGAACTCGCCTCCCAGGGCGTCAATCTTGCGGCGGAAGTTTCGACAGATCATGGGAAGCTTGTTGCTGCCCAGGTGGGGGCGATGTTCGTAGACAATCGAGGGCCGCGCACCACACTCGACAAACCGCTCCAGAACCCATTGCACGTCTGGTCCCGTCAAACGGCAGGTCAGCTTGCCATCACTGAAACAGCCCGCGCCTCCTTCACCGAAGAGGTAGTTGTTTTCGTGATGGAAGTCGGCTCCCTTATCGAATCGCCTGATTTCGGGGACGCGCTCTTTCACGGGAAACCCGCGTTCAATGATCAGCGGTCGATATCCCTTACACGCCAGATAGTACCCCGCCAAGAGTCCTGCCGGACCTGAGCCGACGACGACAGGTCGCTCTTCCAGGGGAGTCGATCCATTCTCCGGGTCGAAAAAGGCACTTTCAGTAAATGACTGGACGGAAAGATCTTCGCGGAGGTGTTTCAGCAGGCTTGCTTCGTCGGCGACATTGACCTCGGCAGAATACACAAAGCACAGGTCATGGCGCGAGCGGGCATCCAGACTCTTTCTCAGAATCCGAAAACTCTGCAGGTCATCGTCGCCGACTCCCAGTTTCAGAGCCAGCTCGTGAGCCAGTTCTTCCTCGGGAATCTCGACGGGGAGACGAATGTTGGTAACTTTGAGTGACATAGATCAATAACCGAAATCGAATGGGCGCGTTATGCGACTTGATATCGCCCGACTTGAGATCGCCCGGAGCAATTCGACATGTTATACCGCTGGGGTGAGCGAATGCAATTTTGTCACTTTGAAACCGGCAGAAAAGGGCAAAAAACTTTGCCCAGCTTCTCATTATACCTGGTTCAGGCAGCTTTCTTCAGGGGCGTGGATTCGTCTGCCAGGGAGACCTTTTCTGTTTGCACCAGCTTAGACTTGCGCTCGAGATCATCCATTTTTTCCTGCACGAGTTCTGTATAGTATTTCAGTTCCTCGCGGGACAGGTTTTCCGGGATGTAGATCGGGTGTCCGATCATGTAGTAGACTGTACTGAATGGTTTAGGGATCAAGATATTGGTCCAGCTGCCCTTTAATTCCCAGTACCGGGAAGCTGTGAATGCGGTGGGAACCACTGGTCGTCCGGAATGAGATGCCAGGAAAACAATCCCTGCTTTCATTTTATGATGTGGTCCGCGGGGGCCGTCGGGGGTGATGACGATATGGTTTCCTTCTGCCTCTGTGAGTAACTTCTTGATTGCAGAGGCACCGCCCCGTGAAGTCGATCCTCGAATGACACCCATCCTTGCCGCTTTGAGCATGGCTTTGATCGTATCTGCATCCCGATGCTGGCTGATTAAGGCGACCGACTGATGACCACGGGCTCCAAAAAGAGGTGGAATGACTGAATCGTGCCAGACGCTGTACAGGAAACGTTCCGACCCCGTATCAGCAAAGGGGCAGCGTTCCAGGCTGTCGTCAACAAAATCCAAACGCGTTGTTTTGAAAATCAGACGTAACATAAGGACGACCAGATTATTAACGAGACTCAATAGAGCCGGACTCTTGATTTTCAATCGAATTCTCCTGCAGGATCTTGACCAGACGGGTAGTGGCTGAGCGAATTGTAATGATGTTCGCATCTGCGCAAATCCCAATTTCTGCAGGAGGCGTGATTTCTGAATGGCTGGTAGCCACTTTACGCAGATTGCCTGTTTTTAAGCCAATTTCGCGTCGGACAGGAGCTCAAGCGTCAGGATCGAGGGGGATTCCGAGTGCTTCGATGCGTCGGTACAGTTTTGCCCTGGTCAAACCGAGCAAGCGGGCCGCATCCGTACGGTTGTGTTTTGTCTGCTCGAGTGCCTGTTGGATCTGATCTTTCTCTACTTCCTGCAGAGTCTGTTCCAGCGGTTTGATGAGAGGGGGCAGGGCCGGTCCCAGTGAGCGGGCATCCATCCCCGTCAACAGGCGCAGGGGAAGTGAGTCCCGGGTGATCAGGGTTTCCGACGTCGACTGAAAGGCTGACTGAATTACCTGTGCCAGCTCGTCCAGGTTGGCAGGCCAGAAGTAGTCGTGGAACAGTGAAAGTACTCCCGGTGCAAATCCACTGACCTGTTTCTGCTGGTAGCGATTTTCATTCTCCAGAAAATGCTGCGCCAACAGATCGAGGTCTTCTCTCCGTTCCCGGAGGGCAGGTACTTGAATCTGCAGTGTGCTGATCAGAAAGAAAAACTCGGGGAGCAGTTGTTCCTGTTCGAAAAGTTCAATCAGGGGTGAGGAACAGGCTGTCATCAGCCGGACCGTCTGTGCCTGGGATTTCGTCTGAAAGTTCTCAAGGATGATTTCCTGGATATCGCGCGAGAGATGATTGACTTCATCCAGGAAAAGCACCCCCGGTTCGAGTGGCATGGATTCATCCAGATCCTTTTCGAAGACTTTCTTAACGGTCTGCTTCAGTTCGCGGGGAGGCAGCTTTTTGCAGTTTAACGGAACAAAGATTTTACGGCGCTGCTCACTTTCAAAGTGCAGGGCACGGGCCAGATGTTCTTTACCGGTTCCGACTTCTCCCTGGAAATGAACGGGCTCTCTGGTATGAGATGCGAGTTCGAGTTGTCGCAGCACGCGCTGCATGGCGGGATTTCTGGCTATGACCGTGGAAAAGCGAAAGCGATTTCGGAGCGAGAGGCGCAGCGCGGCCAGTTCAGCATGCAGCTGTTGGGAGGCAGTTGCAGAGCGGAGTTTGTGAGGTTCATCAATGGGATCGATTGTACCCAGTACCAGGCGGGTTCGGTTCTGATCATCCAGCAGCGGAGTGTAGCGAATAACGCAGGGAATGGTTTTGCCACTGCGGGTCAGCAGGTAACGGGGTACTTCACTCCGCGTCCCTTCAAACACTTCGGGAGGGGGGCAGAGCAGATTACAGACGGACTCACACTCTTCTGGATCTGTGTCGACTGCATAATCACAGGTCTGTCCCAGTATTTCTTCTGCTGGCCACTCTACAATGCGCTCACAGCCCTGATTGAAGAACAGGATGACCCGAGCCGCGTCGATCAGAAACAGAGGAGTCTGGAGCGCATTCAGGCGAGTCTCCAGACGTGTACGGCGTCCCGAACTGCGGTTCATGCTGTCCGCCTCCTCTGTAACCTTCTAGTTTATAAATCAGGCCCTTAACGCTGTACGCGTCCCGATCCACCGCCGCGCATTAAGGCTTCAATTTCTGATCGTGTCGAATAGTTAAAATCACCTTGAATACTGTGTTTCAGGCAACTCGCGGCGACTGCATAGCGAATGGCGGTTTCCGGTGCAGACAGTTCAGGTGTGTTCAACGCAAAGATCAGGGCACCCGCGAATGAATCGCCGGCTCCGACGCGATCGACAATATTTCGGATCTCATAGCTGGAATAATTTCCCTCTTTGTCACAGGGAGCAAACTCAGCCCGCTGTTGACTTTGATCGTAGAGCATGGCTCCCCAGTTATTGTGGCTGGCAGAGATACTTTCCCGCAGAGTAATCGCGACCTGTTTGACATTGGGGTATTGAGTCGTGATCTCTTTCGCGACGGCGATATAACCTTCGATGTTGAGTGAGCCGGATTCCACATCGGTTTCAGGAGCCCTGATCCCCAGTGAGAGATCTGCGTCTTCTTCATTCGCGATGATCACATCGATCAAGGGAGCCAGCGACTGCATAGTGGTCCTGGCCAGTTCAGCCGGGGCCACACCTGGTTTCCAGTTCCAGAGTTTTTTGCGAAAGTTGAGGTCACAGGAGACGGTGATGTTCCGTTTGCGGGCTTCCTGTAAGGCTCTCTCGGTGAGACGAGCTGCTGATTCACTGATGGCGGGTGTAATTCCAGTGATATGAAACCAGGTTGCTCCTTCAAAGACCCGATCCCAGTTAAATGTTTCTTCTGTAGCCTGGGCAATGGAGCTGAATTCACGATCATAGGTGACAGTGCCTCCACGCTGGTTGGCTCCCGTTTCCACAAAGTAGATCCCGAACCGCCCTTGAGACGTCCGGTGGATCAGGCTGGAATCGACGCCCAGTTTCTGCATCTCCTGTACGAGGGCATCCGTAATTGGATTGTCCGGGGAGGCGGTGGCAAAAGCAGATGTACCTCCCTGGAAAGCGACGGAGATGGCGACATTCAGTTCACCGCCACCAAAGGTTGATTCCAGAAGGCCGGGGATGGACTGCCTGACCCGCAAATGATTTTGAGGCGCCAACCTCAACATGACCTCACCTAAAGTAACGACTCGCACGGCGCACCTTTGCATTTATTTATAATATTCTGACGGGGGAAAATACACGTCGTTCAGCTTACCCTGCCTGATCAAATCATTCCAGCTTGGCATAAGAAACGAAGCGTGTTGGTGGCGAATCGATTATGGGGAGCATCTGAGGAGAATCCCTGAAATGACGTCTGAGGACGAAAGATGATTCTTGATTTATTCTTGAAAATATGCCATGGTGTGCCAAACAGTTGTCACACCCCTGATTTAGAATCATTTCATGAATCAGACTTGATCAATACACAGAATACAGGTGGCGGCAGTTTCGTCTAGCCCGTTCAGGGACAGAGATGGAGATGGACGGGGTTGCCTGCATGGAACTGCCGCCCCGCTGTTTTTGTGCAAGTTTGTCCCCTCTTTAAAGCGTCAAAACATCTGGACAAAAATCCCTTTGTATCCGCGACTCCTGATTCATAAGGAGGCTTTCACCTGATCTGGGCAATTATTTGATCTCAGCTGCATCGTTCGTTTTGACATCCTCACCGGGCAAAAATAGATTGCTCCTTTGTGTCAGATGTTGAACCCTGGAAAGCGAGCAAATGGAGCCAAAGGAAACGGAAGTGGTCTGCCCGGACTGCGACCAGAAAATTGAATTCAAATATGGAATGAACGAAACGGGCAGGCTGACATCAATGGAATTTCAGTCACGACGTCTGGGTTGTTCTGTCGAGTGTCCTCACTGTGGCCATGTCTTTGTCTACAAAGTTGACTCTGACGACAATTAAACAGACATCTTAATCGTCTGTTATCCCCCTGAATATTCAGCATCATCTTCACGCTGAAGATTAACGACCCAATCAGACAACAATAGCAGGCGATGAGCATGCCACGATGCGACCGCTGTCTGTGTCTCGTCAGCGGCTGCGCCAAGCAGACTTGGATCAGTAACCTGATACAGACAAAGGCAGTCAACGCGGAAGAGATGGCAACAACGACCGCCAGTCCCAGGTAGCCGGCATGCAGAGTGGCCATCGTGCCTGTCATGGAAGGCTGATGGATTTCGAGCAGCAAGATCAATGTCTGCCACTTCAGTCGGAACACCGCCAGCGCAGGAAATCCGGCCAGAGTTAACAGCAGCAGTACCGCAGCGATGCCTGCCAGACGCTGATCGGCAAACAGCCCCCTCAATTGTTCTGGGGTGCGAATCTTCGTGCCCTGCTGTGCCAGTGCATCAATCAGAAATGCCAGACCGGCCAGAGTGAGGTAGGAGAACAAGAGCTCCGGTGCATATTCCTGGATCGCCTGCAGAATCGAGCCTGACTCCGGATTCTCTGAGGCATGTCTCCACCTCCAGCAGACAGCAGACAGCAGGGCCAGAAAGACGCCTGTGGTCTGGATGAGAAGCAGATCGAATAGACCTCGTATTATTTTTTCGACGAGCAGGAGCCCGGATGAGACAGTCAGTGTGATCAGGGCGCAATAATAAAAAATCTGTTCCAGCAAGGCAGACTCGACAACGCCGATTTGTGAACCGATCAAGATCAGAAAACTGAGGCCCGCGGTGAGGGGGATCAGTAAGGTTGTGGTGGAAATCCAGCAGGGAATTTCGGCTCTGAGTTCCTGTTGTCGAAAGTGAATAGGAATGGCTCCCATGCGGAAGACGCAACCGAGTAACGTCAACAGGATTCCCAGTGCTGGCAGTGAGTGATTGCCTGATGCGCCTGGTCTGGGAGAGATTGTATTCAGGTAGCTATGGATGTCTGTGAGCCGCGTGGAGTCAACCACTGCGATTAACAGAAGGATGCCCGAGAGCAGTATCAGCGTTAAAGGCAACGATGATTTCAGCATCAACCGCGCAGTCAGAGGGCGATTGAGCTGAGGTATTTGCGCGAGTGTCAAACCGCTGTTGCACAGCAGAATGAGCTCAAACCCAAGTGCCAAAAAAAGAAGATCATTGAGCATGGGAACTGAGATCAATCATGTCGAGTGCTTCCATCGGCGGCAGGCATTGTGAGCAGAACTTTTCCAGAAGTCCCCTGACGTTCTGCTTCACCGACGGCTTCTACGATTTGATCCAGAGGATAGCGGGCACTGATTTCGGTGGACAGGACCCCCTGTCGGATCAATCCGGTCAATTTTGAGACGAGTCTGATCTTAGCGGGGAGCGAAAGACTCTCCATATGTCGTGCGAGCCAGAATCCTTCAATACTGGCGCCCGTACGAATCAGGTCACGCGAGAAGAAGTTTAACGGCGCGTCGTCCAGTGAGCCGAAGACAATCAGCCGGGAACGTTCACCCAGAACTTTGACCAGTGCTGAAGCGGTTTTGCCTCCCACTGGATCAATGGCATAACGGAGAGTCTGTTTCCCGGTCAGTTTTCTGATCTGGTCTATCAGAATCCGCTCATCATCGTGTGCCGCATTAAACACAATGACATGTTGCGCTCCCAGTGCTTTTAATTCCGCAGCCTGTTCCTGGCGACGAACCACGTTGAGTGTCTTGAATCCTTCAAGCTGACCGAGTCGAATGATCATTCTACCGACTGCGGATGCGGCTGCCGTCTGGATCAGCCATTCTCCTGCAGGAATCTTGAGTACCTGTTTGACCAGGACATAGGCGGTGGCCGGATTGACAAAAAAAGTCGCCGCCTGGTCAATAGTCAGTTTCCCGGAGACAGGAATCACAAACTGACTGGAAAGGGCCACTTTGTCCGCCCAGTTTCCTGTCTGGCGATTCAGGACAACGACCCGCTTGCCTTTGAGGATACTTCCCCCTAAGCCACCGCCGCTGGCCTCTACGATGCCGACTCCTTCAAA is a window from the Gimesia benthica genome containing:
- a CDS encoding nucleoside/nucleotide kinase family protein, producing MAVLIAIEGIDGSGKGTQAARLHEKCQAEGINSSLIGFPRYSETLFGKSIGDFLNGRFGALDAVHPFLASLLYAGDRFESRGFIQKTIEDSEVVIFDRYIPSNIAHQGAKLSGDERIEFIYWIEQIEYVIYQMPRLDQAILLDLPADYAQKMVAEKQARSYTDQVTDLHESDQSYLAQVRDVYLQLAEVNEHWDKIECLQEGQQRSIDDIGTEIWSHLTRLLAR
- a CDS encoding NAD(P)/FAD-dependent oxidoreductase translates to MSLKVTNIRLPVEIPEEELAHELALKLGVGDDDLQSFRILRKSLDARSRHDLCFVYSAEVNVADEASLLKHLREDLSVQSFTESAFFDPENGSTPLEERPVVVGSGPAGLLAGYYLACKGYRPLIIERGFPVKERVPEIRRFDKGADFHHENNYLFGEGGAGCFSDGKLTCRLTGPDVQWVLERFVECGARPSIVYEHRPHLGSNKLPMICRNFRRKIDALGGEFRFECRLEDIDVKDGQVQGIMTSSGYIKTGQVILGIGHSARDTYQMLYDLGVPLFRKAFQLGLRIEQPQEQVNEHKYGRDEYLSLLGAADYTMITKGKRDLYTFCMCAGGIVMPSVSEPGMFCTNGMSNSRHDTGFANSGIMTTIYPEEFGSEHPLAGVELQRKYEAAAYQIGQQNYYCPIQRAEDFLNHKQTDASFEYAGTYRRGVVPTDLHQVLPPLVLNQIENGLPVMDKKWRGLFLKNAVLVGPEMRGSSPIRIDRDRDTCQAPGFKGLYPVGEGAGYAGGIVSAAVDGLLSARKLVEEFSPLTAPVN
- a CDS encoding lysophospholipid acyltransferase family protein encodes the protein MLRLIFKTTRLDFVDDSLERCPFADTGSERFLYSVWHDSVIPPLFGARGHQSVALISQHRDADTIKAMLKAARMGVIRGSTSRGGASAIKKLLTEAEGNHIVITPDGPRGPHHKMKAGIVFLASHSGRPVVPTAFTASRYWELKGSWTNILIPKPFSTVYYMIGHPIYIPENLSREELKYYTELVQEKMDDLERKSKLVQTEKVSLADESTPLKKAA
- a CDS encoding sigma 54-interacting transcriptional regulator, which codes for MNRSSGRRTRLETRLNALQTPLFLIDAARVILFFNQGCERIVEWPAEEILGQTCDYAVDTDPEECESVCNLLCPPPEVFEGTRSEVPRYLLTRSGKTIPCVIRYTPLLDDQNRTRLVLGTIDPIDEPHKLRSATASQQLHAELAALRLSLRNRFRFSTVIARNPAMQRVLRQLELASHTREPVHFQGEVGTGKEHLARALHFESEQRRKIFVPLNCKKLPPRELKQTVKKVFEKDLDESMPLEPGVLFLDEVNHLSRDIQEIILENFQTKSQAQTVRLMTACSSPLIELFEQEQLLPEFFFLISTLQIQVPALRERREDLDLLAQHFLENENRYQQKQVSGFAPGVLSLFHDYFWPANLDELAQVIQSAFQSTSETLITRDSLPLRLLTGMDARSLGPALPPLIKPLEQTLQEVEKDQIQQALEQTKHNRTDAARLLGLTRAKLYRRIEALGIPLDPDA
- a CDS encoding sugar kinase — encoded protein: MQRCAVRVVTLGEVMLRLAPQNHLRVRQSIPGLLESTFGGGELNVAISVAFQGGTSAFATASPDNPITDALVQEMQKLGVDSSLIHRTSQGRFGIYFVETGANQRGGTVTYDREFSSIAQATEETFNWDRVFEGATWFHITGITPAISESAARLTERALQEARKRNITVSCDLNFRKKLWNWKPGVAPAELARTTMQSLAPLIDVIIANEEDADLSLGIRAPETDVESGSLNIEGYIAVAKEITTQYPNVKQVAITLRESISASHNNWGAMLYDQSQQRAEFAPCDKEGNYSSYEIRNIVDRVGAGDSFAGALIFALNTPELSAPETAIRYAVAASCLKHSIQGDFNYSTRSEIEALMRGGGSGRVQR
- a CDS encoding zinc-dependent alcohol dehydrogenase family protein, which produces MRVIRFEQFGEPADVLKVCESEEPVARAGEVLVRMLASPVNPSDLLNIRGGYSTRPALPAVPGFEGVGIVEASGGGLGGSILKGKRVVVLNRQTGNWADKVALSSQFVIPVSGKLTIDQAATFFVNPATAYVLVKQVLKIPAGEWLIQTAAASAVGRMIIRLGQLEGFKTLNVVRRQEQAAELKALGAQHVIVFNAAHDDERILIDQIRKLTGKQTLRYAIDPVGGKTASALVKVLGERSRLIVFGSLDDAPLNFFSRDLIRTGASIEGFWLARHMESLSLPAKIRLVSKLTGLIRQGVLSTEISARYPLDQIVEAVGEAERQGTSGKVLLTMPAADGSTRHD